A part of Mycolicibacterium sp. TUM20985 genomic DNA contains:
- a CDS encoding bifunctional FO biosynthesis protein CofGH: MALNPQGGADLPSPVIPSKSSTSDPSAPSPAAVRRVLRRARDGVALNVDEAAIAMTARGADLEDLMASAARVRDAGLEAAGRRGATGRLPVSYSRKVFIPITHLCRDTCHYCTFVTVPGRLRAEGKGMYMEPDEILDVARRGAELGCKEALFTLGDRPEERWDEARQWLDERGYDSTLDYVRAMSIRVLEETGLLPHLNPGVMSWSELSRLKPVAPSMGMMLETTSRRLYETKGLAHYGSPDKDPAVRLRTLDDAGRLSVPFTTGLLVGIGENLVERAETMHAIRKSAKEFGHVQEVIVQNFRAKDHTAMASVPDAGIDDFLATVAVTRLVLGPKMRIQAPPNLVSRDECLALIGAGVDDWGGVSPLTPDHVNPERPWPALDELAAVTAEAGFDLVQRLTAQPQYVQAGAAWIDPRVQGHVAALADPETGFARDLNPVGMPWQEPDEATESLGRTDLHTAIDAEGRLTETRSDLGSAFGDWESIRDKVAELAARAPERIDTDVLAALRAAEADPAGLSDDAYHALATADGPALDAVAALADSLRRDVVGDDVTFVVNRNINFTNICYTGCRFCAFAQRKGDADAFSLSTGDVADRAWEAHVAGATEVCMQGGIDPELPVTGYADLVRAVKARVPEMHVHAFSPMEISNGVTKSGTSIREWLTDLREAGLGSIPGTAAEILDDEVRWVLTKGKLPTSAWVEVITTAHEVGLRSSSTMMYGHVDTPRHWVGHLNVLRDIQDRTGGFTEFVPLPFVHQSSPLYLAGGARPGPTHRDNRAVHALARIMLHGRIDHIQTSWVKLGVERTQVMLNGGANDLGGTLMEETISRMAGSENGSAKSAAELTAIAEGIGRPARQRTTTYAPMAA; encoded by the coding sequence GTGGCTCTGAACCCCCAAGGCGGCGCCGATCTGCCCAGCCCCGTGATCCCTTCCAAGTCCTCGACATCGGATCCGAGCGCGCCGAGTCCTGCCGCCGTGCGCCGCGTGTTGCGGAGAGCGCGCGACGGCGTCGCCCTCAACGTCGACGAAGCGGCGATCGCAATGACCGCCCGAGGCGCCGACCTCGAGGATTTGATGGCCAGCGCGGCGAGGGTGCGCGACGCCGGCCTGGAGGCCGCGGGTCGTCGCGGTGCGACCGGCCGGCTGCCGGTGAGTTACTCCCGCAAGGTGTTCATCCCGATCACCCACCTGTGTCGCGACACGTGCCACTACTGCACGTTCGTCACCGTCCCTGGCCGCCTGCGCGCCGAGGGCAAGGGCATGTACATGGAGCCCGACGAGATCCTCGACGTCGCCCGCCGGGGCGCCGAATTGGGTTGCAAGGAAGCGCTCTTCACCCTCGGCGACCGTCCCGAGGAGCGGTGGGACGAAGCCCGCCAGTGGCTCGACGAACGGGGTTACGACTCGACGCTGGACTACGTCCGCGCGATGTCCATCCGGGTGCTCGAGGAGACGGGTTTGCTTCCGCACCTAAACCCCGGCGTCATGAGCTGGTCGGAGTTGTCGCGGCTCAAGCCCGTCGCGCCGTCGATGGGCATGATGCTGGAGACCACGTCGCGACGGTTGTACGAGACCAAGGGGCTGGCCCACTACGGCAGCCCCGACAAGGATCCCGCCGTGCGCCTGCGCACGCTGGACGACGCGGGCCGACTGTCGGTGCCGTTCACCACCGGGCTGCTGGTCGGCATCGGTGAGAACCTCGTCGAGCGCGCCGAGACGATGCACGCGATTCGCAAGTCGGCCAAGGAATTCGGGCACGTGCAGGAAGTGATCGTGCAGAACTTCCGGGCCAAGGATCACACGGCGATGGCAAGCGTCCCCGACGCCGGGATCGACGACTTCCTGGCGACCGTCGCCGTCACCCGCCTGGTGCTCGGCCCGAAGATGCGCATCCAGGCGCCGCCGAATCTGGTGTCGCGGGACGAGTGCCTCGCGCTGATCGGCGCGGGCGTCGACGACTGGGGCGGCGTGTCACCGCTGACCCCCGACCACGTCAACCCCGAACGGCCGTGGCCCGCGCTCGACGAACTCGCCGCCGTCACCGCCGAGGCGGGCTTCGACCTGGTGCAGCGGCTGACGGCGCAGCCGCAGTACGTGCAGGCGGGCGCGGCGTGGATCGACCCGCGCGTGCAGGGCCACGTCGCCGCACTTGCCGACCCCGAGACCGGTTTCGCGCGCGACCTGAACCCGGTCGGCATGCCGTGGCAGGAACCCGACGAGGCGACCGAGTCGCTGGGACGCACCGATCTGCACACCGCGATCGACGCCGAGGGCAGGCTCACCGAGACGCGCAGCGACCTGGGTAGCGCGTTCGGTGACTGGGAGTCGATTCGGGACAAGGTCGCGGAGTTGGCCGCCCGCGCACCGGAGCGAATCGACACCGACGTGCTCGCCGCGCTACGCGCCGCGGAGGCCGATCCCGCCGGGCTCAGTGATGACGCCTACCACGCACTCGCCACCGCTGATGGACCGGCGTTGGATGCCGTTGCGGCCCTTGCCGATTCGTTGCGCCGCGACGTCGTCGGCGATGACGTCACGTTCGTGGTGAACCGCAACATCAACTTCACCAACATCTGCTACACCGGCTGCCGCTTCTGCGCGTTCGCCCAGCGCAAGGGTGATGCCGACGCCTTCTCGCTGTCCACCGGTGACGTCGCCGACCGGGCGTGGGAAGCGCACGTCGCCGGGGCCACCGAGGTGTGCATGCAGGGCGGCATCGATCCCGAGCTGCCCGTCACCGGGTATGCCGACCTGGTGCGGGCGGTCAAGGCGCGCGTGCCCGAGATGCACGTCCACGCGTTCTCCCCGATGGAGATCTCCAACGGTGTCACCAAGAGCGGCACCTCGATTCGCGAGTGGTTGACCGACCTGCGCGAGGCCGGCCTGGGCTCCATCCCCGGCACGGCCGCCGAGATCCTCGACGACGAGGTCCGCTGGGTCCTGACCAAGGGCAAGCTGCCCACGTCGGCGTGGGTAGAGGTCATCACCACGGCTCACGAAGTCGGTCTGCGCTCGAGTTCGACGATGATGTACGGCCACGTCGACACCCCGCGGCACTGGGTCGGGCACCTCAACGTGCTGCGTGACATCCAGGACCGCACGGGCGGTTTCACCGAGTTCGTGCCGCTACCGTTCGTGCACCAGTCCAGCCCGCTGTACCTGGCCGGCGGCGCCCGGCCCGGTCCGACGCACCGCGACAACCGCGCCGTCCACGCCCTGGCGCGAATCATGTTGCACGGCAGGATCGATCACATCCAGACCAGCTGGGTGAAGCTCGGTGTCGAGCGCACGCAGGTGATGCTGAACGGCGGTGCCAATGATCTGGGCGGCACGCTGATGGAGGAGACGATCTCCCGGATGGCCGGCTCGGAGAACGGCTCGGCCAAGTCCGCCGCGGAGTTGACGGCAATCGCGGAGGGCATCGGCCGCCCGGCCCGTCAGCGCACCACCACCTACGCGCCGATGGCCGCCTGA
- a CDS encoding DUF2231 domain-containing protein, which yields MTTIAGIPAHALLVHAIVVLVPLVALLEILCGFWTAARRRLVWLILALAAANLVLTPITTEAGEWLLNSGGQPRPILLEHAERGEWMIYFSVALVVVAVALAVLHVRETRSDAPRKLAAVVVAAVALVVGVSSIVTVVRIGDAGAQAVWGERG from the coding sequence TTGACCACCATTGCCGGTATCCCCGCACACGCCCTGCTCGTCCACGCGATCGTGGTACTCGTCCCACTGGTCGCGTTGCTCGAGATCCTTTGCGGGTTCTGGACCGCTGCCCGTCGCCGGCTGGTCTGGCTGATCCTGGCGTTGGCTGCCGCGAACTTGGTGTTGACGCCCATCACCACCGAGGCTGGCGAGTGGCTCCTGAACAGCGGTGGTCAGCCGCGCCCGATCCTCCTCGAGCATGCCGAGCGTGGCGAGTGGATGATCTACTTCTCCGTCGCGCTGGTGGTGGTCGCCGTGGCCCTTGCGGTGCTGCACGTGCGGGAGACTCGGTCCGACGCGCCGAGGAAGCTCGCGGCCGTCGTCGTCGCCGCCGTCGCCCTCGTCGTCGGCGTCTCGTCGATCGTGACGGTGGTCCGGATCGGTGACGCGGGTGCTCAAGCCGTGTGGGGCGAGCGCGGCTGA
- a CDS encoding YceI family protein has protein sequence MTASVASQLSTGTWAIDPVHSSIGFSVRHLMVSKVRGSFGTFSGAIVVAEDGTPSVSAEIAVDSLNTGNEQRDGHVKSADFFDVEKYPTATFVSTGVRADGGDYVVDGDFTLKGVTKPIELKLEFNGVNPGMGHGEVAGFDASVVLNRKDFGIDIDMPLETGGAVVGDKITITLEIEALKQA, from the coding sequence ATGACCGCATCCGTAGCGAGCCAGTTGAGCACCGGGACCTGGGCCATCGACCCCGTCCACTCGTCGATCGGCTTCTCCGTGCGCCACCTGATGGTGAGCAAGGTGCGTGGCAGCTTCGGGACGTTCAGCGGCGCGATCGTCGTCGCGGAGGACGGCACCCCGTCGGTGTCTGCCGAGATCGCCGTGGACTCGCTCAACACCGGCAACGAGCAGCGCGATGGACACGTCAAGTCAGCCGACTTCTTCGACGTGGAGAAGTACCCGACCGCGACGTTCGTCTCGACCGGCGTGCGGGCCGACGGTGGCGACTACGTCGTCGACGGTGACTTCACCCTCAAGGGCGTGACCAAGCCGATCGAGCTCAAGCTCGAGTTCAACGGCGTCAACCCGGGCATGGGCCATGGTGAGGTCGCGGGCTTCGATGCGTCAGTCGTGCTCAACCGCAAGGACTTCGGCATCGACATCGACATGCCGCTGGAGACCGGTGGCGCCGTCGTCGGCGACAAGATCACCATCACCCTCGAGATCGAGGCCCTCAAGCAGGCGTAG
- the fdxA gene encoding ferredoxin, translating to MTYTIAEPCVDIKDKACIEECPVDCIYEGARMLYIHPDECVDCGACEPVCPVEAIYYEDDVPDQWSGYTQYNADFFVELGSPGGASKVGQTDNDPQVIKDMPPQGEES from the coding sequence GTGACGTACACCATTGCCGAACCCTGTGTCGACATCAAAGACAAGGCATGTATCGAAGAGTGCCCCGTCGACTGCATCTACGAGGGCGCACGCATGCTGTACATCCACCCCGACGAGTGCGTGGATTGTGGTGCCTGCGAGCCGGTCTGCCCGGTGGAGGCCATCTACTACGAGGACGACGTCCCGGACCAGTGGAGCGGCTACACGCAGTACAACGCCGACTTCTTCGTCGAGTTGGGATCCCCCGGTGGCGCGTCGAAGGTCGGACAAACCGATAACGACCCGCAGGTGATCAAGGACATGCCCCCTCAGGGCGAGGAGAGCTGA
- the dapC gene encoding succinyldiaminopimelate transaminase has translation MSPAGPLSAALPVFPWDTLAEATATARAHPDGIVDLSVGTPVDPVAPIIREALATASSAPGYPTTAGTPALRDAAVNALRRRYGITDLAADAVLPVIGTKELIAWLPTLLNLGSGDLVVVPELAYPTYDVGARLARAEVVAADSLTQLGPRAPKLVYVNSPSNPTGAVLGVEHLRKVVEWARRRGALVASDECYLGLGWDPDAAPVSVLHPSVCDGDHTGLLAIHSLSKSSSLAGYRAGFVAGDPAVVAELLAVRKHAGMMVPTPIQAAMVAALDDDAHEHVQRGLYARRRDVLLAAVRGAGFTVDHSEAGLYLWATRGEPCRDTVASLAELGILVAPGEFYGARGARHVRMALTATDERIDAAVRRLA, from the coding sequence CTGAGTCCGGCCGGGCCGCTATCGGCGGCACTGCCGGTCTTCCCCTGGGACACGCTGGCCGAGGCCACGGCCACCGCCAGGGCGCACCCCGACGGGATCGTCGATCTGTCGGTCGGCACGCCCGTCGACCCCGTAGCGCCGATCATCCGCGAGGCGCTGGCGACTGCCAGCTCCGCGCCCGGCTACCCGACGACGGCGGGCACGCCGGCGCTGCGGGACGCCGCGGTGAATGCCCTTCGCCGTCGTTACGGCATCACCGACCTCGCCGCTGATGCCGTGCTGCCGGTCATCGGCACCAAGGAACTCATTGCCTGGCTTCCGACACTGCTGAACCTCGGATCCGGCGACCTCGTCGTGGTGCCCGAGTTGGCCTACCCGACCTACGACGTCGGAGCGCGGCTGGCCCGTGCCGAGGTCGTCGCCGCCGACTCGTTGACGCAGCTCGGGCCGCGGGCTCCCAAACTCGTATACGTCAACTCGCCGAGCAACCCGACGGGCGCGGTCCTCGGCGTCGAGCATCTCCGCAAGGTCGTCGAGTGGGCCCGCAGGAGGGGCGCGCTGGTGGCCTCCGACGAGTGCTACCTCGGCCTCGGCTGGGACCCCGATGCGGCGCCGGTCTCGGTGCTGCACCCATCGGTCTGCGACGGCGACCACACCGGCCTGCTCGCCATCCACTCGCTGTCGAAGAGCTCGTCGCTGGCCGGCTACCGCGCCGGTTTCGTCGCGGGCGACCCCGCGGTGGTGGCCGAACTGCTCGCGGTGCGCAAGCACGCCGGCATGATGGTGCCGACGCCGATCCAGGCGGCCATGGTCGCCGCTCTCGACGACGACGCCCACGAGCACGTGCAGCGGGGGCTCTACGCGCGTCGGCGGGACGTCCTGCTGGCGGCGGTGCGTGGCGCGGGGTTCACCGTCGACCACTCCGAGGCCGGTCTCTATCTGTGGGCGACGCGCGGCGAGCCGTGCCGCGACACCGTGGCCTCGCTGGCCGAACTGGGCATCCTGGTCGCGCCGGGAGAGTTCTACGGCGCGCGCGGCGCGCGACACGTGCGGATGGCGCTGACGGCTACCGACGAGCGGATCGACGCGGCGGTCCGACGGCTCGCCTGA
- a CDS encoding PucR family transcriptional regulator: MEAARIGLGQLLLALDATMVRLVEAPRGLDLPVASAALIDADDVRLGLAVGSGSADVFFILGVGDDDVLAWLVHQAARRIPAAIFVKEPSDAVVARAAAVGTAVVAVDPRARWERLYRLVDHVFEHHGDRADPLYDSSTDLFGLAQSIADRTHGMVSIEDVQSHVLAYSASNDEADELRRLSILGRAGPPEHLEWIGRAGIFDALRATGDVVRVDARPELGLRPRRAVGIHHAAPDRGRGPVFAGTIWLQEGARPLAEDADDVLRGAGVLAARIISRLAATPSTHAVRVQELLGLRDVAFDEGDVLEAARELGIVTDGRVAVIGFDGASGAPTRLADVLALSASAFRRDAQVAAGPSRVYVLFPHTGSASAVMSWIRGTIGALRTELGLELRAVIAHPATGLTGVAAARAEVDRVLASAERHPGAISQVTSLAESRTTVLLDEIVTMVGADDRLVDPRVDQLRAKDPTLVDTLRAYLDCFGDVATAAAWLHVHPNTVRYRVRRIEEELGTSLADPDVRLLLSLSLRVP; this comes from the coding sequence ATGGAGGCCGCCCGCATCGGACTCGGTCAGCTGCTCCTCGCCCTCGACGCGACGATGGTGCGGCTGGTGGAGGCGCCGCGCGGTCTGGACCTCCCGGTGGCGTCGGCGGCCTTGATCGACGCCGACGACGTCCGCCTCGGGTTGGCGGTCGGGTCGGGGTCGGCCGACGTGTTCTTCATCCTCGGCGTCGGAGACGACGACGTCCTCGCGTGGCTGGTGCACCAGGCGGCGCGTCGGATACCTGCGGCCATCTTCGTCAAGGAGCCCTCCGACGCCGTGGTGGCCCGGGCGGCAGCCGTGGGTACGGCCGTCGTCGCCGTCGACCCCAGGGCCCGTTGGGAGCGGCTGTACCGTCTGGTCGACCACGTCTTCGAACACCACGGCGACCGCGCCGACCCGTTGTACGACTCGAGCACCGACCTGTTCGGGCTGGCCCAGTCGATCGCCGACCGCACGCACGGCATGGTCAGCATCGAGGACGTCCAGTCGCACGTACTGGCGTATTCGGCGTCCAACGACGAGGCCGACGAGCTGCGGCGGCTGTCGATCCTCGGCCGTGCCGGCCCGCCCGAGCACCTCGAATGGATCGGCCGGGCGGGCATCTTCGACGCCCTGCGTGCCACCGGTGACGTGGTCCGCGTCGACGCCCGGCCCGAACTGGGGCTGCGACCCCGTCGCGCGGTCGGCATTCACCACGCCGCGCCAGACCGCGGGCGTGGCCCCGTGTTCGCAGGCACCATCTGGCTGCAGGAGGGCGCCCGGCCCCTGGCCGAGGACGCCGATGACGTACTGCGCGGCGCCGGCGTTCTGGCGGCCAGGATCATCTCGCGGTTGGCAGCCACGCCGTCGACGCACGCGGTTCGGGTGCAGGAGTTGCTCGGGCTGCGCGACGTCGCCTTCGACGAAGGCGACGTGTTGGAGGCCGCGCGCGAACTCGGCATCGTGACGGACGGGCGCGTCGCGGTGATCGGCTTCGACGGCGCATCGGGTGCGCCGACGCGACTTGCCGATGTACTTGCGTTGAGCGCCAGCGCCTTTCGGCGGGATGCGCAGGTGGCAGCTGGGCCGTCGCGCGTCTACGTACTGTTCCCGCACACCGGCAGTGCGTCGGCGGTGATGTCGTGGATCCGCGGTACCATCGGCGCCCTGCGCACCGAGCTGGGGTTGGAGCTGCGGGCCGTGATCGCCCATCCCGCAACGGGTCTGACGGGTGTGGCGGCGGCACGGGCCGAGGTGGACCGCGTGCTAGCCAGCGCCGAACGACACCCGGGCGCCATCAGCCAGGTGACGTCACTCGCCGAATCGCGCACGACCGTCCTGCTCGACGAGATCGTCACGATGGTCGGGGCCGACGACCGCCTCGTCGATCCGCGCGTCGACCAACTGCGCGCGAAGGACCCGACGCTGGTGGACACGCTGCGGGCCTATCTCGATTGCTTCGGTGACGTCGCGACGGCCGCGGCGTGGCTGCACGTGCACCCGAACACCGTCCGCTACCGGGTGCGACGGATCGAGGAGGAGTTGGGCACGTCGCTCGCCGATCCCGATGTGCGCCTGCTGCTTTCGCTGAGCCTGCGAGTGCCCTAG
- the pruA gene encoding L-glutamate gamma-semialdehyde dehydrogenase — protein MSAFTAVTHVPVPANEPVHEYAPGSPERARLVTELAALDTAAPIDLPHVIAGRHAMGGGERIDVVQPHRHSSVLGTLTNANHAEASAAVDAAVAAKRAWEATPFDERAAVFLRAADLLAGPWREKLVAATMLGQSKTAYQGEIDASCELADFWRFNVAFAREIMAQQPISARGVWNRTDYRPLEGFVYAVTPFNFTAIAGNLPTAPALMGNTVVWKPSVTQTFSAYLTMQLLEAAGLPPGVINMVTGDGYAVSDVVLADPRLAGIHFTGSTATFQHLWREVGTHIDRYDTYPRLVGETGGKDFVVAHPSARPDVLRTALIRGAFDYQGQKCSAASRAFVPRSVWQQMGDDFLGATEQLAFGDVTDLSNYGGALIDERAFTKNVKAIERAKGAAGVTIAVGGEYDDAEGFFVRPTVLLSDDARDEAFSDEYFGPILALHVYDDDRWDDVLDIVDAGSKYALTGAVIADDRAAVLAAEDRLRHAAGNFYVNDKPTGAVVGQQPFGGARASGTNDKAGSALNLLRWTSARSIKETFVPPVNHDYPHMEG, from the coding sequence ATGAGTGCATTCACGGCCGTCACCCACGTACCGGTCCCCGCCAACGAGCCCGTCCACGAGTACGCGCCCGGCAGTCCGGAGCGCGCCAGGCTCGTCACCGAACTCGCCGCGCTGGACACCGCCGCACCCATCGACCTGCCGCACGTGATCGCCGGCAGGCACGCGATGGGCGGCGGCGAGCGCATCGACGTCGTCCAGCCGCACCGCCACAGCTCGGTGCTGGGCACCCTGACCAACGCGAATCACGCCGAGGCATCCGCCGCCGTCGACGCCGCGGTCGCCGCCAAGCGGGCGTGGGAGGCGACGCCGTTCGACGAGCGGGCCGCGGTGTTCCTGCGTGCCGCGGATCTGCTCGCGGGGCCGTGGCGGGAGAAGCTCGTCGCCGCCACCATGCTCGGCCAGTCGAAGACGGCGTACCAGGGCGAGATCGATGCGTCCTGCGAGCTGGCCGACTTCTGGCGTTTCAACGTGGCGTTCGCCAGGGAGATCATGGCGCAACAGCCGATCAGTGCGCGTGGGGTGTGGAATCGCACGGACTACCGCCCGCTCGAGGGCTTCGTCTATGCGGTCACCCCGTTCAACTTCACCGCGATCGCGGGCAATCTTCCCACCGCACCCGCCCTGATGGGCAACACCGTGGTGTGGAAACCATCTGTCACGCAAACGTTCTCGGCGTATCTGACGATGCAGCTCCTCGAAGCGGCCGGCCTGCCGCCAGGGGTGATCAACATGGTGACCGGCGACGGGTACGCCGTATCCGACGTCGTGCTGGCCGACCCACGGCTGGCGGGCATCCACTTCACCGGCTCCACCGCGACGTTCCAGCACCTGTGGCGTGAGGTCGGCACCCACATCGACCGCTACGACACCTACCCGCGACTGGTCGGCGAGACCGGCGGCAAGGACTTCGTCGTCGCCCACCCCTCGGCGCGTCCCGACGTCCTGCGCACCGCGCTCATCCGAGGCGCGTTCGACTATCAGGGCCAGAAGTGTTCGGCAGCGTCGCGGGCGTTCGTGCCGCGGTCGGTATGGCAGCAGATGGGTGACGACTTCCTCGGAGCCACCGAGCAACTCGCCTTCGGCGACGTGACGGACCTGTCCAACTACGGTGGCGCCCTGATCGACGAACGCGCCTTCACCAAGAACGTCAAGGCCATCGAGCGGGCGAAGGGCGCGGCGGGTGTGACGATCGCCGTCGGCGGCGAGTACGACGACGCCGAGGGGTTCTTCGTCCGGCCCACGGTGCTGTTGTCCGACGACGCACGCGACGAGGCGTTCTCCGACGAGTACTTCGGCCCGATCCTGGCGCTGCACGTCTATGACGACGACCGCTGGGACGACGTCCTCGACATCGTCGACGCCGGTTCGAAGTACGCCCTCACCGGCGCCGTGATCGCCGACGACCGGGCAGCCGTGCTGGCCGCCGAGGACCGGTTGCGCCACGCCGCAGGCAACTTCTACGTCAACGACAAACCCACCGGTGCCGTGGTCGGTCAGCAGCCGTTCGGCGGAGCGCGCGCGTCGGGCACCAACGACAAGGCCGGCTCGGCATTGAACCTGCTGCGGTGGACCTCGGCACGGTCGATCAAGGAGACGTTCGTGCCCCCGGTGAATCACGACTACCCGCACATGGAGGGATGA
- a CDS encoding proline dehydrogenase family protein codes for MGVFQRVARPAILSAARSDGLRRTAERMPLTRRVVHRFVPGETVEHALTSVAALRDSHRFVSIDYLGEDVTDAEAADATVRAYVDLLDALGQREEGLDGPRPLEVSLKLSALGQALPRDGEKIALENAHAVCTTARERGVWVTVDAEDHATTDSTLSIVRELRDDFPWLGTVLQAYLKRTEGDCAEFAASGARIRLCKGAYDEPASVAYRDADEVTDSYLRCLRVLMAGEGYPMVASHDPAIIDAVPAMAREFNRSVSDFEYQMLYGIRDAEQLRLAEAGNHVRVYVPFGTQWYGYFVRRLAERPANLTFFLRALAERRR; via the coding sequence ATGGGCGTCTTCCAAAGGGTGGCGCGACCCGCCATCCTGTCCGCCGCGAGGTCCGATGGCCTCCGTCGCACAGCCGAACGGATGCCCCTGACCCGTCGGGTCGTGCACCGCTTCGTGCCCGGTGAGACGGTCGAGCACGCGTTGACCTCGGTTGCGGCGCTGCGGGATTCGCACCGCTTCGTGTCGATCGACTACCTGGGCGAGGACGTCACCGACGCGGAGGCAGCCGACGCCACCGTGCGCGCCTACGTCGACCTGCTCGATGCCCTCGGCCAGCGTGAGGAGGGTCTCGACGGGCCGCGACCGCTCGAGGTGTCGCTGAAGCTCTCGGCGCTGGGCCAGGCGCTGCCGCGCGACGGCGAGAAGATCGCGCTCGAGAACGCGCACGCGGTCTGCACCACGGCGCGCGAGCGCGGCGTGTGGGTCACCGTCGACGCCGAGGACCACGCCACCACGGACTCGACACTGTCCATCGTGCGTGAACTCCGCGACGACTTTCCCTGGCTCGGAACGGTTCTGCAGGCGTACCTGAAGCGGACTGAGGGCGACTGCGCGGAGTTCGCGGCATCCGGAGCCAGGATCCGGCTGTGCAAGGGTGCCTACGACGAGCCCGCTTCCGTGGCCTACCGCGACGCCGACGAGGTAACCGACTCCTACCTGCGGTGCCTGCGCGTGCTGATGGCGGGGGAGGGGTACCCGATGGTGGCCTCGCACGACCCGGCGATCATCGACGCGGTTCCCGCCATGGCTCGCGAATTCAATAGGAGTGTCAGCGATTTCGAGTATCAGATGCTCTACGGCATTCGCGATGCCGAGCAGCTCAGGCTTGCCGAGGCGGGCAACCACGTCAGGGTGTACGTGCCGTTCGGCACCCAGTGGTACGGCTACTTCGTGCGCCGGCTCGCGGAGCGGCCCGCGAACCTGACGTTCTTCCTGCGGGCGCTGGCCGAGCGGCGGCGCTGA
- a CDS encoding endo alpha-1,4 polygalactosaminidase, with protein MTGTGGARSLPALLIATALLTACSAATDTAEIRLPPTAGAFDYQLGGVDDGTPLAVVVRDAGAPPMAGAYNVCYVNGFQSQPGDGDLWLGSHRAAVLRDADGAPVTDPDWPDEYVLDPSTESQRATILDVLGPLLTDCAAKGFDAVEIDNLDTFTRFAGRINEAAAIALARSYAELAHGQGLAIGQKNAAESAERARREVGFDFAVAEECAAYRECDRYARVYGAHVLQIEYTDNLPAPFREVCASPDRAPLTILRDRDLVDRGTDGYAYDQC; from the coding sequence ATGACCGGGACGGGCGGGGCACGGTCACTGCCGGCCTTGCTGATCGCGACGGCCCTGCTGACCGCCTGCTCCGCCGCCACCGACACCGCCGAGATCCGATTGCCGCCCACGGCCGGGGCTTTCGACTACCAGCTGGGTGGGGTCGACGACGGCACCCCGTTGGCCGTGGTCGTCCGGGACGCGGGCGCTCCGCCCATGGCGGGGGCGTACAACGTCTGTTACGTGAACGGCTTTCAATCCCAGCCGGGCGACGGCGACCTTTGGCTCGGGAGCCATCGCGCGGCCGTGCTGCGCGACGCAGACGGAGCGCCCGTCACCGACCCCGACTGGCCCGACGAGTACGTGCTCGACCCCTCGACCGAGAGTCAGCGCGCGACCATCCTCGACGTACTGGGACCGTTGCTGACCGACTGCGCGGCAAAGGGTTTCGATGCCGTCGAGATCGACAACCTAGACACCTTCACCCGGTTCGCCGGCCGTATCAACGAAGCCGCAGCGATCGCCCTCGCGCGCTCCTACGCCGAGCTGGCCCACGGGCAGGGCCTGGCGATCGGGCAGAAGAACGCCGCCGAATCGGCCGAGCGGGCCCGCCGCGAGGTCGGCTTCGACTTCGCCGTCGCCGAGGAATGCGCCGCATACCGGGAGTGCGATCGCTACGCCCGGGTGTACGGAGCACACGTCCTGCAGATCGAGTACACCGACAACCTGCCCGCCCCGTTCCGCGAGGTGTGCGCGTCGCCGGACCGGGCTCCCCTGACGATCCTGCGTGACCGCGATCTCGTCGACCGTGGCACCGACGGGTACGCGTACGACCAGTGCTGA
- a CDS encoding NUDIX domain-containing protein has translation MDPIEQVDSRVVYRNAWMIVREDDVRRADGSAGIYGVIDKPTYALVIATEGDRFRLVEQFRYPIGLRRWEFPQGTAPGSLDGDEPPPAALAADELREETGLRAGSMSLLGQLDVAPGMSSQRGWVFLATDITEGEHEREPEEQDMRSEWFAGAEIDGMIVDGTITDAQSIAAWMLLRLREQTPVST, from the coding sequence GTGGATCCCATCGAGCAGGTCGACTCCCGTGTCGTGTACCGGAATGCCTGGATGATCGTTCGGGAAGACGACGTGCGCCGAGCGGACGGCAGCGCCGGCATCTACGGCGTCATCGACAAACCGACCTATGCCCTGGTGATCGCCACGGAGGGCGACCGGTTCCGGCTGGTGGAGCAGTTCCGCTATCCGATCGGGTTGCGGCGTTGGGAGTTTCCGCAGGGCACCGCACCCGGGTCGCTCGACGGCGACGAGCCGCCACCCGCCGCCCTCGCCGCCGACGAGTTGCGGGAAGAGACGGGCTTGCGGGCCGGATCGATGTCGCTGCTGGGCCAACTCGACGTCGCGCCGGGGATGAGCAGCCAGCGCGGCTGGGTGTTCCTGGCCACCGACATCACCGAGGGTGAGCACGAACGCGAGCCGGAGGAGCAGGATATGCGTAGCGAGTGGTTCGCCGGCGCGGAGATCGACGGGATGATCGTGGACGGCACCATCACCGACGCCCAATCCATCGCGGCCTGGATGCTGTTGCGCCTCCGCGAGCAGACCCCCGTGTCGACATGA